In one Culex quinquefasciatus strain JHB chromosome 2, VPISU_Cqui_1.0_pri_paternal, whole genome shotgun sequence genomic region, the following are encoded:
- the LOC119766122 gene encoding protein transport protein Sec31B-like, whose protein sequence is MDPSSLPSTLKLANLDIPGIHTQSRQLPGRHLHFQPVNTNRWVTLNNRLHPDHPFPLGATPANQNFRDDPPTTTQRDLDSDHLLDVITEKTASTQLPYRGALWPEANFACNKFNTKIIQSELRSEASGKSDECALVPQGRVEPLDFGTATNPNGVIVGGCEGGVIQVYSALKLLGGENALRAQQDKHNGAVRSMDYNPYQNKLLASGASESESFIWVLNITAAPMSPGAKAQPFEDVQGLALYNRGSPQE, encoded by the exons ATGGATCCCTCGTCCCTACCAAGTACCCTCAAACTG GCCAACTTGGACATTCCCGGAATCCACACACAATCTAGACAACTTCCTGGACGACACCTCCACTTTCAACCTGTCAACACGAACCGCTGGGTCACCCTAAACAACCGCCTTCACCCCGATCATCCATTTCCACTCGGTGCCACACCTGCAAACCAGAACTTCCGTGATGATCCACCAACCACAACGCAACGCGACCTCGATTCGGATCATCTGCTGGACGTGATCACGGAAAAGACGGCCTCGACGCAATTGCCTTACCGTGGAGCGCTGTGGCCAGAGGCGAACTTCGCGTGCAACAAGTTCAACACGAAGATCATCCAGAGTGAGCTCAGATCTGAAGCTAGTGGGAAGTCAGACGAGTGCGCACTGGTTCCACAAGGTCGTGTGGAGCCGCTGGATTTTGGTACGGCCACGAACCCGAACGGGGTCATCGTCGGTGGTTGCGAAGGTGGCGTCATCCAGGTTTACAGCGCTTTGAAGCTGTTGGGCGGGGAGAACGCGCTGAGGGCCCAGCAGGACAAACACAACGGAGCGGTGCGCAGTATGGACTACAATCCGTACCAGAATAAACTGTTGGCCTCGGGAGCATCGGAATCGGAAAGCTTCATCTGGGTTCTGAACATCACAGCGGCGCCGATGAGCCCAGGAGCGAAGGCGCAACCGTTTGAGGACGTTCAGGGTCTCGCGTTGTATAATCGGGGATCTCCGCAAGAATGA